GGCCCTGGCCTGGGACGACGAGGTGTACTTGGGGTCGATCGTGGACCGGGTGACCGTGGAGGGGGACACCTTCGACGATGACGTGCACCATGCGCCCACCTCACTCACCCCGGACGAGGTGGCTGCCGTACACGACGCCGTACGTACCGGAGCATGGGCGCAGGGTGTGCGCCGCAGTGTGCTCCACGCCGAAGTCCGCTTCCACCAGGGCCGCCCCCACCTGCTTGAGATCGCTGTCCGTCCCGGCGGCGGAGGCCTGGACCACATGGCCCGTGTCAGCGCGGGATACAGCCCTATCGAGGCCGTGATGGATGTCGCCGGCGGTGTACGCCCCGAGGTCGACCACTACACGCCCACCGACGTACACACCGCTGCCATGTGCCTGATCTCGTCCGCAGGCACGATCCGGGAGATCGCGGTCCCGGAGGAGGTCTCCAACTCCTCCCGGCTCTTCTTCTTCAAAGTCACCGCCAGTCCGGGGGACATCATCAAGCGCCCCCCGGAGGGCAACAGCATCCTCGGTTTCCTGGGCGCGACCGGAACCTCGTTCGAGGATGCCATGAGCACTGCGACAGAACTCGCCTCGCAGATCCGGGTCGAGTTCACCGACTGATTCCGGTCGGGGCCACCGCCCCGCCGGCTTCACCCCATCCCACGCATCTGGAAGGACCCCAGTGCTCCAGCAGACTTCTCCTGCCCGCACCGCTCGACCGCGCCGCTACCTGATGTGCCGCCCGACGCACTTCGCCGTCGACTACTCGATCAACCCCTGGATGGATCCCTGCAAGCCGGTCGATACGGAACTCGCCATCGCCCAGTGGGAACGGCTGCGCGACCTCTACCTGGAACTCGGCCACACGGTCGACCTGATCGAACCGGTTCCCGGCCTTCCCGACATGGTGTTCTCCGCCAACGGCGCGACAGTTGTGGACGGAAAGGCCCTGGTGGCGCGTTTCCGCCACGAAGAGCGTGCAGCTGAGGCAGCGGCCTACGTCGGCTGGTTCCGCGAGCGCGGGTACTCCGACGTTCACCGTGCCGAATTCACCAACGAGGGTGAGGGTGACTACCTCGTCGTAGGCGACCGGATCCTCGCCGGTACGGGGTTTCGCACCGACCGGCGTGCGCACTCCGAAGCGGAGGCGATCCTCGGCCGCCCCGTCGTCACGCTGGAACTGGTGGACCCGAACTTCTACCACCTCGACACCGCCCTCTCGGTCTTGAACGACACCGAGGTCATGTACTACCCCGCCGCGTTCTCCCCCGAGAGCCTGACAATCCTCCAAGAGCTCTACCCCGATGCCATTCTCGCCACCGAGGACGACGCCCAGGTCTTCGGACTCAACGCCGTGTCGGACGGCCGCCGAGTCGTGCTGCCCGAGGCGGCCACGCACCTCATCAGCGCCCTGCGCGAGCGCGGATTCGAACCCATCGGCGTGGACATCACCGAGCTGCTCAAGGCCGGCGGCAGCGTGAAGTGCTGCACTCTGGAGCTGCGTGGCGCGCCCCTCGGCGATGAGCAGGAGCGCATCAACTACAACGGCCGTCGATTCCGCTCCACCCACTCCGGGCCCGGCGGCGAGGCTCCCGAGGCCCTCTACATTCAGGAAGGCGACCTCGTCCGGGCGGAGTTCGCCGGCCGCGACGTGCGACATGGCTCCCTGGCCGGGCGGGTCATCGACTTTCAGGGGACGCTGGATTTCGCCTACTGCATGGTGCTCGACGGCGGCGAAGTCATCTCCGGCCGCAGTCTCAGCACCCCTGAGGTACTGGAGGACGGGCGCATCCGTCTCCGTGAAGAGTGGGAGCGGTACGGAGCCCATGCGGACTCGGGGGTCTCCTACATCGAGGAGGTCCGCAACGTCTGACGCCGCTCCGTGAGGGAGGCGTGATCAACACTCCCTGATTCGCCGCCTTCGGTGGCGCCGCACCCGCCCCAGCCGCGCCACCGAAGGCGGCACCACCCTGCAAGCCGACGAGGAACCAGCTGTTGCCTCCGACCGTCCCCACAGCCGATCCGGCCGACTCCACACCAGTACCCGACCCCCGATCGGCAGACCGGCTGCGGGTGCACTCCGAGCGGCTGCTGCTGCCTGCGGCCTTTGTCACCTGCCTGGGTAATGGCATCCAGCTCACAGCATCGGCTCTCCTGCTGCTCGAGGCAGAGCGGAGCACCCTGGGCGTCGGATGGGTGTTTGTGATGGTGGCAATACCGCAGGTTCTACTCTCGCCGTACTTCGGCCGCCTCGCCGACCGCTTCGACCGGCGGATGCTCTGCCTGGCCTGCGACGTGCTCAGTGCCCTGGCTGCGGTGGCTCTGCCGGCAGCACTGCTGCTGGGCAGCCCCGCCCCACTCGCCACTTATGCGGCCAACTTCCTGCTCGCCTGCATCACAGCGCTGTTCATGCCGGCCTCCAATGCCCTGGTCAAGGAACGGGTGCGAGCCGAGCGGCTCGCCGTTTTCAGCGGCCACTACGAAATGGCGGTCAGTGCGGGCAACCTGCTCTCGACAGCTGTCGGAGGCTTCCTCATCCAGATGGTGGGCGTCGAACCACTGCTCTTCTTCAACGCGTTCACCTTCCTTGCATCCGCAGGATGCTGGGCCCTGATCGGCGGCCGGCCCGAGAAGCGGGACATCACTCAGCCGACCGCCGCCCCGCCACCAGGCCCGGCAGCACACGTACGCGGCATCCCAGCGTTTCGGCTGAGCCTTCTCTACGCGATCAGCAGTGTCATCGTCGTCGTCAGCAATACTCTGATTGTGGTCCTGGTGGTCAAATCACTGCGCCTGGGCCCTGGTGTCCTCGGCGTGGTCGATTCGCTCGCCGGAATCGGCATGCTCCTGGGCGGGCTGTTGTACCGACAGATGACCAAAAGGGTCAGCAACCTGACCGCAGCGGTCATGGGGTATCTGGCCTGCGCGATCGTGATCACGCTGGAGCCGCGGTTCGGGGTGTACTCGCTGGCGCTCTTCCTGCTGGGGGGACTCACCTTCGCGGTGGCCCGCATTTCGACCCGTACGCTGCTGATGAGTACCGTCGCCGAGGAACGAGCGGGTCGGGTCTTCGGGTCGGCCAACGCCCTCGGTCTGGGACTGAGTGTGATCGCCACCCTTGTGGTGTCCCACGTGGCCGACCTCAGCTCGGTCTCCCACTCGTTCCTTGCTCTCGCCCTCCTGACGGCCCTCCCCGCAGTGGTCACCGCAGCCTCACTGCACGGCAGGTCGGTCCACAGCCTCCGGCATGACGGCGTCAGCGCGAAGGCTCCCGCTCAGGAGGGGCGGTCGCATTCAGGGGCAGGCGGGTGAGTGGCGGTGTCCCGGCCTCCAGCCAGCCATGCTTGCTGATCAGATATCCGGCCTGCAGCCTGCTCCTGGCACCGATCCGCTCCATGATCTCGGACACATGACGCTGGCAGGTCCGCAACGACATACCGAGCCTGCGCGCAATGTTCTTGTCGTCCAAACCCTCCACAAGCAGGTGCATGATGGTCTGCTTGGTCTCCCCCGATACCGCTTCTACATTGTATTTCTTGATGTTCAACGGAAATTCGGCGGCAGCCGACCAGGCACGCTCATAGGCCGACACCATGAACTGGACAATGCTCGGGTCCCGGACGAGAACGGCACCCGTGTCCACTCCCTGAAGGGATATGACAGCCGTCTCGCTGTCGAAGACTATGAGGCGGACGAACCCGTCGGCCAGTGTGCGCACTTCTGCACCCAGCGGTGCAACTCGTTCCACATAGGAGTGAGTCGGCTGGCTGAAGCGGGCTGTGTGCTGATAGAGGATCCGCATCGCAACACCCCGGCGGAGCAACTCCTCGTCCCGGGTAATGGCCTCCTCCAGGACGGGCTCACTGCGCCCACCACCGGGCTGAGACGTCAGAACTTCCTTCTCGCAACTGGCAGCAAGCTGCGTCAGCATGGCGCGCACCGTCCCGAGATCGGGCAGCATCTCGACGGCCTCCAAACGGCGCCTGCGGTCTATGCTTTCGTTATACAGTGGCGCCAGCCCTTCCAACTCGGCGCGAACCTGTTCTACTTCTTCCTGCCTGATTCGCAGGGCCCGCTCCATCGGAAAGAGAAGCTGCGCCACAGCGATGTCCGGATTTACTGCGACGAGCAAGTCCCCGCCTCCCATGGCGCGACAGACAAGTCTCATTCTGGCCAGTTCGCGAATGGCGGAATTTACTGAGGAGTCGTCAATCCTAAGACTTGCGGAGACATCCGAGGGAGCAAAGGAAGGGTAATCAAGGGCGTACGCGTAGACCTGTGCCGCAATCTCGCTCAAGTGTGGCAACTGTGAAACCAGATCCACTTCTCGATGGCTCATAAGCCCCCCCGGTTCGAGAATCTCCCCATTGCCGCCTGTGCCACCACCGCACGGCTCCGTGCAGTCGTCAGGGCAACAGGCGCACTATAACCGACATCGCACCCATCTCAAGACTTGTCGGTCGTCAACAGATGTGCTAACAGAGGGAGTTGCGTAGCGGTACATGGTTGATGACACCATCGCTCGACGGCGCCACCCGGCAGCAAACTGGTTGAAATCGAAAAGGATGGTCATGGCAATGGTAACGATCGAAGAGGTGCGTGAACTGGCGCGATCCCTGCCGCGCAGTGAAGAGGCCGTCGTCAGGGACCGAGTCAAGTTCCGGGTGAGACGCATCGTCTACATCTCGTTCTCCAAAGACGAAACCACGATGGGATTCTCGTTTCCCAAGGGGGAGCGAGCGGCGCTTATCGAATCCGCCCCCGAAAAGTTTCGGATGCCGGCCCCCGCCAGCCAGCGATTCAACTGGGTGGAGGCCCGCTTGGGTTCTCTCGACGTGAGCGAAATGGAAGAGATCGTCGTCGAAGCCTGGCGCATGGTCGTGCCGAAGAGCGTGGCGGCGGACCATCTGCGGGGGACCCGATTCGATCACGATCCGCCGGCTTGTGCCCTGCCTGCCCCGGCTCCCCCCTCGCCTTCTGATCTGCGAAAAACAGCCTGCGTATTCAATGGGTTCAGAAATATCGACGCGAGCTGGCTGAGACTGCTCGACAACACGCAGCCGACGCTGGATCTATGCAGGGAGGATCACCGGACCGCACTCTTGCGGTGGCTCAACTCATGGGGCTGCCGCATTCGTTACCCGCGTGCGGGCGAGCCGGCACCTTTCGACACCGGCGTAGCCGCATGGTGGCGTGACCACGGCACAGAGCTGCCCGTCGCACATTTGACCGCCCTTTCGGATCAGGACATCTCTCTCCTTGCTCGTGCCTACTCCGAGCTCGCCGCCCTCCCCGTCAGCTCGGGGCTTCGCGCTCGCTCACTGGGCCCCACAGCAGCCGCAAAGGCGCTCTACGCGATAAGGCCCCACAGCGTCATGCCGTGGGATGCGGCCATCGCGCAGGAACTGCACGGCGCGCGCGATGCCGCAGCGTTCGGCAACCATCTCCGGCTCGGGCGGTCGTGGGCACAGGGCCTGCAACGGACGATGCAGGTGAACGAGGACGACATTCCCGAAGCAATAGGCCGGCCCTCGGTCTCCCTCGCGAAGGTCTTGGACGAATACCTGTATGTGAAAATCACGATGGGCCGTGCCGGATAGCGTTCCGGCCGCAAGCCCCCCGGCTGGAACGATGATTCCCCGCCCGGCCGTCTCGTACGGTCCGGGAACGACACGCTGCACACCTGGCGCCTCGCGCCTGGAGCCGGCTGCTCTGCCCCTGACGGATCTCCAGTGATCGATCTCGAGAGTGCCCGGCCCGGAGCCGGAAACGCTGTCCAAAACATAGCCGGATGGCAGCGTCGCGGGTTCGCGGCTACGCCTGGTCAGCGGGTGGCCAGCCCTGCAACCTGCCTCGTAGGCGTCCATCGCCCGTAGGCCTTGCGTCCTGGACGTCTCTCTGCCGCTGCAGAGCATGCAGGTGGGACCTACGGCCAGGGGTGGAGGTTCACACCACTTGGCCGGGAGTGCCCATGCCTGTCTACAGCGTGATATCCACCCAGAACTGAAGTTCCCCCGTGATGTTGGACACTCAGCACTTACGCCGCGAGGGCATGTCCTTGCTCGTGCCGCTGCCGGATCTCCAACGGGGTCAGATAGCCCCACACTGGATGCTTCCGCAGCCG
This sequence is a window from Streptomyces sp. NBC_01217. Protein-coding genes within it:
- a CDS encoding MmcQ/YjbR family DNA-binding protein; the encoded protein is MVDDTIARRRHPAANWLKSKRMVMAMVTIEEVRELARSLPRSEEAVVRDRVKFRVRRIVYISFSKDETTMGFSFPKGERAALIESAPEKFRMPAPASQRFNWVEARLGSLDVSEMEEIVVEAWRMVVPKSVAADHLRGTRFDHDPPACALPAPAPPSPSDLRKTACVFNGFRNIDASWLRLLDNTQPTLDLCREDHRTALLRWLNSWGCRIRYPRAGEPAPFDTGVAAWWRDHGTELPVAHLTALSDQDISLLARAYSELAALPVSSGLRARSLGPTAAAKALYAIRPHSVMPWDAAIAQELHGARDAAAFGNHLRLGRSWAQGLQRTMQVNEDDIPEAIGRPSVSLAKVLDEYLYVKITMGRAG
- a CDS encoding helix-turn-helix transcriptional regulator codes for the protein MSEIAAQVYAYALDYPSFAPSDVSASLRIDDSSVNSAIRELARMRLVCRAMGGGDLLVAVNPDIAVAQLLFPMERALRIRQEEVEQVRAELEGLAPLYNESIDRRRRLEAVEMLPDLGTVRAMLTQLAASCEKEVLTSQPGGGRSEPVLEEAITRDEELLRRGVAMRILYQHTARFSQPTHSYVERVAPLGAEVRTLADGFVRLIVFDSETAVISLQGVDTGAVLVRDPSIVQFMVSAYERAWSAAAEFPLNIKKYNVEAVSGETKQTIMHLLVEGLDDKNIARRLGMSLRTCQRHVSEIMERIGARSRLQAGYLISKHGWLEAGTPPLTRLPLNATAPPEREPSR
- a CDS encoding MFS transporter, producing the protein MPPTVPTADPADSTPVPDPRSADRLRVHSERLLLPAAFVTCLGNGIQLTASALLLLEAERSTLGVGWVFVMVAIPQVLLSPYFGRLADRFDRRMLCLACDVLSALAAVALPAALLLGSPAPLATYAANFLLACITALFMPASNALVKERVRAERLAVFSGHYEMAVSAGNLLSTAVGGFLIQMVGVEPLLFFNAFTFLASAGCWALIGGRPEKRDITQPTAAPPPGPAAHVRGIPAFRLSLLYAISSVIVVVSNTLIVVLVVKSLRLGPGVLGVVDSLAGIGMLLGGLLYRQMTKRVSNLTAAVMGYLACAIVITLEPRFGVYSLALFLLGGLTFAVARISTRTLLMSTVAEERAGRVFGSANALGLGLSVIATLVVSHVADLSSVSHSFLALALLTALPAVVTAASLHGRSVHSLRHDGVSAKAPAQEGRSHSGAGG